The proteins below come from a single bacterium genomic window:
- a CDS encoding NADH-quinone oxidoreductase subunit I: MPGKVVRVRRRERLGWAERLYLPTIFVGLAVTCRHFMRNFWGYMLGKPRTFVVQYPEERLDYADAFRGHPVLVALDSGKPKCVACGLCEFACPTDCITILPGETDEKIERVPAVFDIELTRCMFCGLCEEACPEEAIVMSRDVELASYERIDGLHHMSDLLRPEPEVKRRLDFIRREYNR, from the coding sequence ATGCCGGGCAAGGTTGTACGTGTACGCCGACGGGAGCGACTCGGCTGGGCCGAGAGACTCTATCTGCCGACGATCTTCGTTGGCCTGGCCGTCACCTGTCGCCACTTCATGCGGAACTTCTGGGGCTATATGCTCGGCAAGCCGCGCACCTTCGTGGTTCAGTACCCCGAGGAGCGTCTGGACTACGCGGACGCGTTTCGCGGCCACCCCGTTCTGGTCGCGCTCGACAGCGGCAAGCCGAAATGCGTGGCTTGCGGGCTCTGTGAGTTCGCATGTCCAACGGACTGCATCACGATCTTGCCCGGAGAGACGGACGAGAAGATCGAGCGCGTTCCGGCGGTCTTCGACATCGAGTTGACCCGTTGCATGTTCTGCGGTCTGTGTGAGGAAGCCTGTCCTGAAGAGGCGATCGTCATGAGCCGAGATGTCGAGTTGGCCAGCTATGAGCGGATCGATGGGCTCCACCATATGAGCGACCTGCTGCGGCCCGAGCCAGAGGTCAAGCGTCGCCTGGATTTCATTCGTCGGGAGTACAACCGTTGA
- a CDS encoding NADH-quinone oxidoreductase subunit C, whose amino-acid sequence MTEAEPLLGTVKESLGEAVLDSHAYRGDATILVAPESLQDVLLELRDGEKLRFNLLMDLTAVDYIEREPRFELVYHLAAIDVEPRGTEPCRMNQRLRVKAGVPADPCEVDSVVEIFPSADWMEREVWDMYGISFRGHPNLKRVLLYEEFKGHPLRKDYPKERRQPLIGPRN is encoded by the coding sequence TTGACCGAAGCCGAACCTCTACTCGGGACCGTAAAGGAATCGCTCGGCGAAGCGGTGCTCGACAGCCACGCGTATCGCGGTGATGCGACGATCCTGGTCGCGCCCGAGAGTCTTCAGGACGTCCTGCTCGAGCTTCGGGACGGCGAGAAACTGCGATTCAATCTCCTCATGGATTTGACCGCGGTGGACTACATCGAGCGCGAGCCGCGTTTCGAACTCGTCTACCACCTGGCCGCAATCGATGTTGAACCGCGGGGAACCGAGCCGTGTCGGATGAATCAACGCTTGCGCGTAAAGGCGGGCGTTCCCGCCGATCCATGTGAAGTCGACTCGGTCGTCGAGATCTTCCCTTCGGCCGATTGGATGGAACGAGAGGTTTGGGACATGTACGGCATCTCGTTTCGAGGCCATCCGAATCTCAAGCGCGTGCTTCTCTATGAGGAGTTCAAGGGGCACCCGCTGCGCAAGGACTACCCGAAGGAGCGGCGACAGCCGCTCATCGGACCGCGGAATTAG